A stretch of Podospora bellae-mahoneyi strain CBS 112042 chromosome 5, whole genome shotgun sequence DNA encodes these proteins:
- a CDS encoding hypothetical protein (EggNog:ENOG503NZ9T; COG:T), protein MMIYESPVHDAVLPGPGSPPGMTASKSSKSSSLSSVASDDCSVLADVSHFEEIGLDDGQIDPRRLSDPKSITNPYDSRFVTKRPMSASTPRLQSSRESSRTRSKRDSASSVKSRPSIAPLQSSSLRAVNGRVNSLGPLPEPQTSPLPMRNLALRPALSLSARHRSPSPGGLTFAPRDTNLAPKPRRSSWQSNRERKSAMELELECDEDDGDDIPDGLVLDNVPLSPRPPSERTKSQPSSKTPSPERTPKERVRSVGNGTPPVAVAQGCLRSPMWKSESALSTLSSAASSRVTSPVATRSKSWNSVLNDLNPDAKALTEKLEEHAEDLEHRAQRSSTGSMPTPRRLSETDAKPRVKSAFAELPPLRKSNIMIDPLPISKEKEAVLSRTRPSWLPPKDPAEERRHLKEYQKMMAQSQEAERRREDAKRVRSECRDIAANSMMAIWERDIVPRWNEAVRERRTRDMWWRGIAPRSRGAVWTRAIGNDLGLTKTSFDAALSRARDAEAKTKSGHASMEDARAVGWFELIRRDVQDRTWPDLRIFQPGGPLNQSLVDVLKAYSMYRSDIGYVSGCNTIAALLLLNLPTPVDAFIALANVLNRGLPLSFYASDAGAKSSAYNLLLQTLAQKAPNLCDHLTNLPDHSPDAYLSEIFTSLFTRQLALDEATRLWDVYVFEGDAIMIRAGVAYLLRNEMTLLSAKNMADVQATLNLSSEQKAPRVVGGNGEEERWMRAVRDAGKT, encoded by the exons ATGATGATCTATGAGAGTCCCGTTCATGATGCCGTCCTGCCCGGTCCAGGTTCGCCTCCGGGCATGACGGCCTCCAAATCCTcgaaatcctcctccctcagctccGTTGCCTCGGACGACTGCAGTGTGCTTGCCGATGTTAGTCACTTTGAAGAAATTGGGCTCGATGACGGCCAAATCGATCCTCGACGGTTATCCGACCCCAAGAGCATAACAAATCCCTACGATTCGCGATTTGTTACGAAGCGGCCCATGTCGGCTTCTACGCCACGACTCCAGAGCTCTCGCGAATCCTCCAGGACACGCTCAAAGCGGGATTCCGCCTCTTCGGTCAAATCGCGCCCTAGTATCGCTCCACTGCAGAGCTCTAGCCTGCGAGCTGTCAATGGCCGCGTGAACAGCCTTGGGCCTTTGCCGGAACCGCAAACTAGCCCACTGCCAATGCGCAACCTCGCTCTGCGTCCTGCTTTGAGCTTGTCTGCGCGGCACAGAAGCCCTAGTCCAGGTGGGCTCACATTCGCCCCACGAGACACCAACCTTGCTCCGAAGCCACGACGAAGCAGCTGGCAGTCCAACCGAGAGCGCAAGTCGGCCATGGAACTCGAGCTGGAGtgcgacgaggatgacggaGACGACATTCCCGACGGCCTTGTTCTGGACAACGTTCCCCTTTCGCCCAGGCCGCCCAGTGAGCGCACCAAAAGCCAGCCCTCGTCAAAAACGCCATCCCCAGAGCGAACTCCAAAGGAGAGAGTGCGCAGTGTCGGAAATGGTACACCTCCGGTTGCCGTGGCCCAAGGCTGCCTCCGATCCCCCATGTGGAAATCCGAATCTGCCCTCTCCACGCTCAGttccgccgcctccagcagGGTGACGAGCCCTGTGGCAACGAGATCCAAGAGCTGGAACTCGGTTTTGAACGACCTGAACCCCGACGCCAAGGCCCTCACAGAGAAGCTTGAGGAGCATGCCGAGGATTTGGAGCACAGAGCTCAACGGTCTAGCACAGGCTCGATGCCTACCCCCAGAAGGCTTTCCGAGACGGATGCGAAGCCCAGAGTCAAATCCGCATTTGCCGAACTGCCCCCTCTCCGCAAATCCAACATCATGATTGATCCATTACCCATttccaaagaaaaagaggccGTCTTGTCCCGCACCCGCCCATCTTGGCTTCCCCCCAAGGATCCTGCCGAGGAGCGCAGGCACCTGAAGGAGTAccagaagatgatggcccaAAGCCAGGAGGCCGAGAGGCGTCGGGAAGATGCGAAGCGTGTTCGCTCAGAGTGCCGTGATATCGCAGCAAACAGCATGATGGCGATTTGGGAACGTGATATTGTGCCCCGGTGGAACGAGGCTGTTCGCGAGCGCAGGACGAGGGATATGTGGTGGCGAGGAATCGCACCACGGAGTCGAGGAGCCGTATGGACCAGGGCGATTGGCAATGATTTGGGCCTGACCAAGACATCTTTTGACGCTGCATTGAGCCGTGCCCGTGACGCCGAAGCAAAGACAAAGTCTGGACATGCCAGCATGGAAGATGCCCGTGCTGTTGGCTGGTTTGAGTTGATCAGAAGGGACGTCCAGGACCGAACATGGCCAGACCTTCGCATCTTCCAGCCTGGAGGCCCGCTCAACCAGAGCTTGGTCGATGTGTTGAAGGCTTATTCCATGTACCGCAGTGACATTGGCTACGTGTCTGGGTGTAAC ACCATCGCGGCACTTTTgcttctcaacctcccaaccccagtCGATGCCTTCATTGCACTTGCCAACGTCCTTAACCGGGGCCTGCCACTCAGCTTTTATGCATCTGACGCCGGGGCCAAGTCGTCTGCCTAcaacctgctgctgcagaCTCTGGCCCAGAAGGCACCCAACCTCTGCGACCATCTGACGAACCTCCCTGACCACAGCCCGGATGCTTACCTTTCCGAAATCTTCACCTCCCTTTTCACCCGCCAGCTCGCCTTGGATGAGGCCACTCGGCTATGGGATGTTTATGTCTTTGAAGGCGATGCCATCATGATCCGTGCCGGCGTGGCTTATCTCCTCAGAAATGAGATGACGCTCCTCAGTGCTAAGAACATGGCGGACGTCCAGGCCACGCTGAACCTTTCATCAGAACAAAAGGCACCTCGTGTTGTTGGCGGCAAcggtgaagaggagaggtggaTGCGGGCCGTCAGGGATGCTGGCAAAACCTGA
- a CDS encoding hypothetical protein (EggNog:ENOG503P1UF; COG:G), translating to MMMVTPRCFSRATLVLLSVVLSILLFTALRVHNGIPPTVSITAAQSMVENLAGEWFHLDRQHSDKVSPFTPQTDNAAEEPKPPELPVEGKSSRNLARPPELEYLRQEKFGLTDTILYTQQCIKPVYDKTVDRNLVSNITTPFTSDKSTIGLTLSDKNLSLPPCTPISLPVSKPYPKTPHPELIFGVASTYERLSSESTLSAFAHWLSHSKSRLILTITDYHSLPSPSASSSSLLKLYHSRSILVSALPPPQPPAHTKNYTTPQLHFLLLSTLLSFSTPQTTFLSLIDDDTFFPSLHRLTVALGRYDPSVPLYLGARSESKSANRQYGEMAFGGAGLFVSVPLARQLVPYFERCAVEYGGRDRGGDGLLRDCVYGFTEVRLTEVRGLWQGDLRGDVSGFFEGGRVGRRGGERWGGGEGKYLDPWHNPGIPLRDHKRVKREKRGGGAAGGRGTRRYLDPWKNPGIPPRDPDQLRREERGGGAAGGRGTGRWRGGEKRENRGGGAAGGRGTGKWDHPTIPPSDVQHLPREERGGGAAGGRGTGKWDHPSLPSHIWIPLTGFLDRAANPSNSHPKHLPTPDLLRPRDNPPSPPLLSLHHYKTWFHAPIPQMSAITSLCGDCFLQRFKTGCNTTTTTSSSSSTVGLWVNGYSYTEFPPGSFPDLQKVEATWQYASSGDYDEAYGPLRPRLGEGQKKQWLLVDAYWTGEGKRKKQFRQLYIYRAPRGEDKKPVDEVLEVVWDV from the coding sequence atgatgatggtgaccCCACGGTGTTTCTCACGAGCTACCCTGGTATTGCTGTCGGTTGTCCTGAGTATCCTGCTGTTTACCGCCCTTCGAGTTCACAATGGAATCCCGCCAACCGTCTCCATCACAGCCGCTCAGTCCATGGTTGAGAACCTAGCGGGGGAATGGTTCCATCTCGACCGACAGCACTCAGACAAAGTCTCACCCTTCACCCCGCAAACGGACAATGCCGCAGAAGAACCAAAACCGCCAGAGCTCCCGGTAGAAGGCAAATCAAGTCGGAACCTCGCTCGACCTCCGGAGCTGGAATACCTTCGACAGGAAAAGTTTGGCCTCACAGACACAATCCTCTACACCCAGCAATGCATCAAACCCGTTTACGACAAGACCGTCGATCGAAATCTTGTCTctaacatcaccacccctttCACCTCAGACAAATCAACCATCGGCCTCACCCTCAGCGACaaaaacctctccctcccaccgtgcacccccatctccctccccgttTCAAAACCCtaccccaaaaccccccacccGGAGCTCATCTTCGGCGTAGCCTCCACCTACGAGCGTCTCTCCTCCGAGTCCACCCTCTCAGCATTCGCCCACTGGTTATCCCACTCCAAATCAAGACTCATCCTCACAATAACAGATtaccactccctcccctcgccctctgcctcttcatcttccctACTAAAACTGTACCACTCCCGCTCCATCTTAgtctccgccctccccccccctcaaccacccgcCCACACCAAGAATTACACTACCCCCCAACTgcacttcctcctcttgtcgACGTTGTTATCCTtttccaccccccaaaccacgtttctctccctcatcgacgacgacacttTTTTTCCGTCTCTGCACCGCCTGACGGTTGCGTTGGGAAGATATGACCCGTCAGTGCCGTTGTATCTCGGTGCCAGGTCAGAAAGCAAATCGGCGAATAGACAGTACGGGGAGATGGCGTTTGGGGGGGCAGGGTTGTTTGTTTCTGTGCCGCTGGCTAGGCAGCTGGTTCCCTACTTTGAGAGGTGTGCGGTTGAGTATGGGGGGAGGGAcagagggggggatgggctGTTGAGGGATTGTGTTTATGGGTTTACGGAAGTGAGGCTGAcggaggtgagggggttgtggcagggggatttgaggggggatgtttCTGGtttttttgaggggggacgggtggggaggagggggggggagaggtggggaggaggggaggggaagtaTCTTGATCCGTGGCATAACCCTGGGATTCCACTAAGAGATCACAAACGCgtgaagagagaaaagagggggggtggtgctgctgggggaCGGGGGACGAGGAGGTATCTTGACCCATGGAAGAACCCTGGGATTCCACCAAGAGATCCCGACCAGCTCCGCCgggaggagagaggcggtggtgctgctggtggcagAGGTACcggaaggtggagggggggagagaagagggagaacagaggcggtggtgctgccggggggagggggactgGAAAATGGGACCACCCTACCATCCCTCCCAGCGACgttcaacacctccctcgggAAGAAAGAGGCGGTGGTGCCGCTGGTGGGAGAGGCACTGGAAAATGGgaccacccctccctcccctcccacataTGGATCCCCCTCACCGGCTTCCTCGACCGAGCAGCCAACCCTTCCAactcccatcccaaacacctccccacacccgacctcctccgccctagagacaaccccccctccccccccctcctaaGCCTCCACCACTACAAAACCTGGTTCCACGCCCCAATCCCCCAAATGTctgccatcacctccctctgcgGCGATTGCTTCCTCCAACGATTCAAAACCGGctgcaacaccaccaccaccacctcctcctcctcctccaccgtggGTCTCTGGGTAAACGGCTACTCCTACACCGAGTTCCCTCCCGGCTCCTTCCCTGACCTCCAAAAAGTCGAAGCAACATGGCAGTACGCCTCTTCGGGCGACTACGACGAAGCCTACGGCCCCTTGCGACCAAGGCTCGGAGAGGGACAGAAAAAGCAGTGGTTGCTTGTGGATGCCTACTGGActggggaagggaagagaaagaagcagTTTAGACAGTTGTACATCTACCGCGCACcaaggggggaggataagAAGCCTGTGgatgaggttttggaggttgtTTGGGATGTGTAA
- the CCT2 gene encoding T-complex protein 1 subunit beta (COG:O; EggNog:ENOG503NV78) — translation MASFSPTQIFEEGTTQEKGENARLSAFVGAIAVGDLVKSTLGPKGMDKILQSASTAEIMVTNDGATILKSISLDNAAAKVLVNISKVQDDEVGDGTTSVTVLAAELLREAEKLVDKKIHPQTIIEGYRIASQAALKALEASAVDHSNNPQAFREDLLAIARTTLSSKVLAQDRDHFSKLAVDAIMRLKGSSDLSHIQIIKKAGGKLCESYLDEGFILDKKIGVNQPKRLENAKILVANTSMDTDKVKIFGARLKVSSTAKLADLEKAEKEKMKAKVEKIKAHGINCFINRQLIYNWPEQLFTDAGIMSIEHADFDGIERLALVTGGEITSTFDHPESVKLGHCDLIEEVIIGEDTLIKFSGVAAGQACTIVLRGATDQLLDEAERSLHDALAVLSQTVKEPRTTLGGGCAEMVMAKAVEGAATRVEGKKQMAVSSFAVALRQLPTILADNAGLDSGELVARLRKAIYDGLTTYGLDLMTPGGGITDMRELGVIESYKLKKAVVSSASEAAELLLRVDDIIRAAPRRRERH, via the exons ATG GCTTCCTTCAGTCCCACCCAAATCTTCGAGGAGGGCACCACACAGGAGAAGGGTGAGAATGCCCGTCTCAGCGCCTTCGTTGGCGCCATCGCCGTCGGTGATCTGGTGAAGAGCACACTTGGCCCCAAGGGCATGGACAAGATTCTACAGTCTGC CTCGACCGCCGAGATCATGGTGACAAACGACGGtgccaccatcctcaagtccatctccctcgacaacgccgccgccaaggTCCTCGTAAACATCTCCAAGGTTCAAGATGACGAAGTCGGTGACGGTACCACCTCGGTCAccgtcctcgccgccgagcTGCTTCGTGAAGCCGAGAAGCTCGTCGACAAGAAGATCCACCCCCAGACCATCATCGAAGGGTACCGGATAGCCAGCCAGGCCGCCCTCAAGGCTCTCGAGGCCTCTGCGGTcgaccacagcaacaacccccaagcGTTTAGAGAagacctcctcgccatcgcgCGGACGACGCTGAGCTCCAAGGTGCTCGCCCAAGACAGGGATCACTTCTCCAAGCTCGCGGTCGATGCCATCATGAGACTCAAGGGTTCTTCCGACCTCAGCCACATTCaaatcatcaagaaggccggcGGCAAGCTCTGCGAGTCATACCTGGACGAGGGTTTCATCCTGGACAAGAAGATTGGCGTCAACCAGCCCAAGCGCCTCGAAAACGCAAAGATCCTCGTCGCCAACACGTCGATGGACACGGACAAGGTCAAGATCTTCGGCGCACGCCTCAAGGTCAGCTCGACCGCCAAGCTGGCCGATTTggaaaaggccgagaaggaaaagatgaaggccaaggtggagaagatcaaggcgCACGGGATCAACTGCTTCATCAACAGGCAGCTCATCTACAACTGGCCCGAGCAGCTTTTTACGGATGCCGGCATCATGTCGATCGAGCACGCCGACTTTGACGGCATTGAGCGGTTAGCTCTCGTGACGGGCGGTGAGATCACCTCGACGTTTGACCACCCGGAATCCGTCAAGCTCGGCCACTGCGACTtgattgaggaggtgattATTGGTGAGGATACCCTGATCAAGTTCTCGGGCGTGGCTGCTGGACAGGCGTGCACGATTGTGCTCCGCGGTGCGACAGATCAGCTGCTCGACGAGGCCGAGCGCAGTTTGCACGACGCGCTCGCTGTTCTTTCCCAAACTGTCAAGGAGCCCCGGACGACGCTTGGTGGCGGTTGTGccgagatggtgatggccaaggctgtggaggggGCTGCTACCCGGGTCGAGGGCAAGAAGCAGATGGCTGTTTCTTCCTTTGCTGTCGCCCTCAGACAGCTGCCTACCATTCTGGCGGACAATGCCGGTCTTGATTCCGGGGAGCTGGTTGCTCGCTTGCGCAAGGCTATATATGATGGCTTGACCACGTATGGTCTTGACCTGATGACGCCTGGTGGCGGCATCACGGACATGCGGGAGCTTGGTGTTATTGAAAGCTACAAGCTGAAAAAGGCGGTGGTTTCTTCGGCTAGTGAGGCGGCCgag CTCCTGCTCCGTGTGGATGACATAATAAGGGCGGCCCCCAGAAGGCGTGAGAGACATTGA
- the FAH12 gene encoding Oleate hydroxylase fah12 (COG:I; EggNog:ENOG503NUUZ) — translation MAAGKSSGVAAEKNASQRKAINGDSAVSSYAPSPADSPRHSASSTSLSSLASTDAPAPKKNYGKLIDTYGNEFEVPDFTIKEIRDAIPKHCFERSNLRSFSYVARDIALLATTFYLWHNFVTPEYVPNKAARVVLWGVYTFLQGLFGTGIWVLAHECGHGAFSASKTVCNVTGWFLHSALLVPYYSWQLSHSKHHKATGNMERDMVFLPRTREQQATRLGKMVHELHELAEETPIVTLIHLVGQQTIGWWNYLLTNVTGHNNHERHREGRGKGKKNGFGGGVNHFDPRSPLYENRDAWAIIMSDIGIACTISILVYLCKQFGTANMFVWYFLPYMWVNHWLVAITFLQHTDPSLPHYTEEEWDFVKGAAATIDREFGFIGRHLLHGIIETHVLHHYVSTIPFYNADEATEAIKPVMGKHYRADVKDGPVGFIKSMWKAARWCQWVEPTEGAEGPAKGVLFFRNRNGLGTAPAKIAAPVAK, via the exons ATGGCTGCTGGAAAGTCTTCCGGCGTTGCTGCCGAGAAGAACGCCTCTCAAAGAAAGGCTATCAACGGCGACTCGGCCGTCTCGAGCTACGCTCCCTCCCCTGCCGATTCTCCCCGTCACTCggcctcgtccacctcgcTTTCGTCTCTTGCCTCGACTGACGCCCCGGCTCCCAAGAAGAATTACGGCAAGCTCATCGACACTTACGGAAACGAATTCGAGGTCCCCGACTTCACCATCAAGGAGATCCGCGATGCCATTCCCAAGCACTGCTTCGAGCGGTCCAACCTCCGCAGCTTCAGCTATGTCGCCCGTGACATTGCTCTTTTGGCCACCACCTTCTACCTCTGGCACAACTTTGTGACCCCCGAGTACGTCCCCAACAAGGCTGCCCGCGTGGTCCTCTGGGGTGTCTACACTTTCCTCCAGGGTCTCTTCGGTACCGGCATCTGGGTCCTTGCCCATGAGTGCGGCCACGGTGCCTTCTCCGCTTCCAAGACTGTCTGCAACGTGACCGGCTGGTTCCTTCACTCTGCTCTCTTGGTCCCCTACTACAGCTGGCAGCTGAGCCACAGCAAGCACCACAAGGCCACCGGCAACATGGAGCGCGACATGGTTTTCCTTCCCCGCACACGCGAGCAGCAGGCCACCCGCCTCGGCAAGATGGTCCATGAGCTTCATGAGCTCGCCGAGGAGACTCCCATCGTTACTTTGATCCACTTGGTTGGCCAGCAGACCATCGGCTGGTGGAactacctcctcaccaacgtTACCGgacacaacaaccacgagAGGCACAGAGAGGGCCgtggcaagggcaagaagaacggTTTCGGCGGCGGGGTCAACCATTTCGATCCCCGCAGCCCTCTGTATGAGAACCGTGATGCCTGGGCTATCATCATGAGCGACATTGGTATTGCCTGCACCATCTCCATTCTGGTGTACCTCTGCAAACAATTCGGCACCGCCAACATGTTTGTCTGGTACTTCCTCCCCTACATGTGGGTCAACCACTGGCTCG TTGccatcaccttcctccaGCACACCGACCCCTCGCTTCCCCACTacaccgaggaggagtgggacTTTGTCAAgggcgccgccgccactATCGACCGTGAGTTTGGCTTCATCggccgccacctcctccacggcaTCATCGAGACCCACGTCCTCCACCACTACGTCAGCACCATCCCCTTCTACAACGCCGACGAGGCCACCGAGGCCATCAAGCCCGTCATGGGCAAGCACTACCGCGCCGATGTCAAGGACGGCCCCGTTGGCTTCATCAAGTCCATGTGGAAGGCTGCTCGTTGGTGCCAGTGGGTTGAGCCCACCGAAGGTGCCGAGGGTCCCGCCAAGGGTGTTCTCTTCTTCCGCAACCGCAACGGTCTCGGTACCGCGCCTGCGAAGATTGCCGCTCCTGTTGCCAAGTGA
- the PRT1 gene encoding Translation initiation factor 3 subunit b (BUSCO:EOG09260K24; COG:J; EggNog:ENOG503NXCR) yields the protein MAPSYETLRDENLDEEDFDYDEVDVSDLKEKYEVQLEQGYDTFVVIDGLPEVTEEQKPKLVKFLLKKLNTVGKTSEDAIFMPFGDHGKSLRFAFVEYSSPAEAAAAVRQLDYSPLDKKHTLRVNKLTDIDRYGREGRIDEEYTPPTIEPFQEKEHLRSFMADPSGRGRDQFVMYRGDTVGVFWNNEKDQPENIVDRPHWTETFVQWSPMGTYLTSVHQQGVQLWGGASWTRIRRFAHPFVNLVAFSPNENYLVTWSNRPISIPDEGHPQLSIDDDGKNYVIWDIETGKPIRSFAQQDTPAGPDGEAKKPAKFPWPAFKWSADDKYVARLNQGTSISVYELPRMNLLDKTTVKLDGVVDFDWAPATVKREGVKEYEQLFCFWTPEIGSNPARVGLMSIPSKQVVRSLNLFSVSDAKLHWQSEGAYLCVKVDRHSKSKKSQATTLEIFRIKEKGVPVEVVDTIKDTVINFAWEPKGDRFVTITTTEPVGATAVPPKTSVAFFCPEKAKGNAVGNFKHLRTLEKKNSNAIYWSPKGRFVVVATVHNTQSSDLDFYDLDFEGEKPESDKDLTANLQLMNTADHYGVTDVEWDPSGRYVATWASAWKHAMENGYHIYDFRGEQLREEPIEKFKQWAWRPRPATLLSKEEQKQIRKNLREYSRIFEQEDAERISSADVAVVQERRRLLEDWYNWREVVEEEVAEERAELGLPADPVEELLKAKTAEVAPNGEEQVIEEIMEEVLEETEEIVN from the exons ATGGCGCCGTCCTATGAGACTCTGCGCGACGAGAacctcgacgaggaggattTCGACTACGACGAGGTTGATGTGTCGGATCTCAAGGAGAAATATGAGGTCCAGCTCGAGCAGGGCTACGACACCTTTGTCGTCATCGACGGCCTTCCCGAGGTCaccgaggagcagaagccCAAGCTCGTCAAgttcttgttgaagaagctcaacaCGGTCGGCAAGACCAGCGAGGATGCCATCTTCATGCCCTTTGGTGACCATGGCAAGTCATTGCG CTTTGCCTTTGTCGAGTACTCATCGCCCGCTGAGGCCGCCGCAGCCGTGCGCCAGCTCGACTACTCCCCTCTCGACAAGAAGCATACTCTGCGCGTCAACAAGCTGACCGACATCGACCGCTATGGCCGTGAGGGTCGCATCGACGAGGAGTACActccccccaccatcgaGCCTTTCCAAGAAAAGGAGCACCTCCGCTCCTTCATGGCCGATCCCTCGGGCCGCGGCAGAGATCAGTTCGTCATGTACAGGGGAGACACGGTCGGTGTGTTTTGGAACAACGAAAAGGACCAGCCCGAGAACATTGTCGACCGCCCACACTGGACCGAGACCTTTGTGCAATGGTCGCCCATGGGCACATATCTCACCTCAGTTCACCAGCAGGGTGTTCAGCTCTGGGGTGGTGCCTCCTGGACGAGAATCAGGCGTTTCGCCCATCCCTTCGTTAACCTTGTTGCCTTCTCGCCCAACGAAAACTACCTCGTTACGTGGTCCAACAGGCCTATTTCCATCCCTGATGAGGGCCACCCCCAGCTGTCTATCGACGATGATGGAAAGAACTATGTGATCTGGGACATCGAGACCGGCAAGCCCATCCGTTCTTTTGCCCAACAGGACACCCCCGCCGGACCCGATGGtgaggccaagaagcccgCCAAGTTCCCCTGGCCGGCGTTCAAGTGGTCTGCCGATGACAAGTACGTCGCCAGACTGAACCAGGGAACATCCATCTCTGTGTACGAGCTTCCCAGGATgaacctcctcgacaagacCACCGTGAAGCTTGACGGCGTGGTGGACTTTGACTGGGCGCCCGCGACCGTGAAGAGAGAAGGTGTGAAGGAGTATGAGCAGCTTTTCTGCTTCTGGACCCCCGAGATTGGCAGCAACCCCGCCAGAGTCGGTCTCATGAGCATTCCCTCCAAGCAGGTCGTCAGATCGCTCAACCTCTTCAGTGTTTCCGATGCCAAACTTCACTGGCAGTCAGAGGGTGCCTACCTCTGCGTCAAGGTTGACAGGCAttccaagtccaagaagTCCCAGGCCACCACTCTGGAGATTTTCCGCATCAAGGAGAAAGGTGTCCCCGTCGAGGTTGTCGACACCATCAAGGACACAGTCATCAACTTTGCGTGGGAGCCCAAGGGTGACAGATTCGTCACCATCACGACGACTGAGCCCGTTGGCGCCACCGCTGTTCCCCCCAAGACGTCTGttgccttcttctgccccGAAAAGGCCAAGGGGAACGCTGTTGGTAACTTCAAGCACCTCCGGAcgctcgagaagaagaacagcaaCGCCATCTACTGGTCGCCAAAGGGCAGATTCGTTGTTGTGGCCACCGTCCACAACACGCAGAGCTCGGATCTCGACTTCTACGATCTCGACTTTGAGGGCGAGAAGCCAGAGTCGGACAAGGACCTGACTGCCAACTTGCAGCTCATGAACACTGCTGACCACTATGGCGTCACCGACGTGGAGTGGGACCCCTCTGGACGTTACGTTGCCACCTGGGCCTCTGCCTGGAAGCACGCC ATGGAGAACGGATACCACATCTACGACTTCAGGGGTGAGCAGCTCCGTGAAGAGCCTATTGAGAAGTTCAAGCAATGGGCGTGGCGTCCCCGCCCGGCCACTCTCCTCagcaaggaggagcagaagcagatCCGCAAGAACCTCCGCGAGTACTCGAGAATCTTTGAGCAAGAGGATGCCGAGCGTATCAGCAGCGCCGACGTGGCTGTCGTCCAGGAGAGACGCCGTCTGCTCGAGGACTGGTACAACTGGcgcgaggtggtggaggaggaggttgccgaggagCGTGCCGAGCTCGGCCTCCCCGCCGACCCTGTGGAGGAGCtcctcaaggccaagacggCCGAGGTTGCGCCCAACGGTGAGGAGCAGGTCATTGAGGAGatcatggaggaggtgctggaggagacggaggagattGTCAACTAG